A genomic window from Sphingobacterium spiritivorum includes:
- a CDS encoding helix-turn-helix domain-containing protein, translating into MKQIGNSNEDMIALLEAVVGIKNELLYIREYFHPLLKGEIYLSGEQVCEMLHISKRTLQQYRDDGLIPFIKLERKILFRESDIIKVLEDNYQR; encoded by the coding sequence ATGAAACAGATTGGAAATTCAAACGAAGATATGATTGCCTTGCTCGAAGCTGTAGTAGGCATCAAAAATGAACTGCTGTATATCAGGGAATATTTTCATCCACTCTTAAAAGGAGAAATCTACCTGTCAGGCGAACAGGTTTGCGAGATGTTACATATCAGCAAACGGACATTGCAACAGTACAGGGATGACGGACTGATACCTTTTATCAAGCTCGAACGAAAAATATTGTTTCGTGAAAGCGATATTATCAAGGTATTGGAAGACAACTATCAGCGTTAA
- a CDS encoding helix-turn-helix domain-containing protein codes for MEITVLDIQILKALHREVKEVSNLIAEMTAPYKALQQATKWLDQQEACQLLNISKRTLQTYRAKGILGATQINRKTYFRLSEVELLLQGERPLKKQKK; via the coding sequence ATGGAAATAACGGTTTTGGACATTCAGATTTTAAAGGCATTGCATAGGGAAGTAAAGGAAGTTTCCAATTTGATAGCGGAAATGACTGCACCCTACAAAGCACTGCAACAGGCAACAAAATGGCTCGACCAACAGGAAGCCTGCCAACTGCTCAACATCAGTAAACGAACTTTGCAGACGTACAGGGCAAAAGGTATTCTTGGGGCAACGCAAATCAATCGGAAAACATATTTCAGATTATCCGAAGTGGAATTACTGCTGCAGGGAGAGCGACCATTAAAAAAGCAAAAGAAATGA
- a CDS encoding DUF3408 domain-containing protein — MVHEENKNQQPEKEDFSIENFLTDEKKQPLMKQQGITHREDFAKPEVDEEAIMRVMAGEEPEEIATETEHSKPLVNNSKKGTSKTKKLTKEDYCGQFFKIPNSTASRGKSVYVRQEHHETFNRLTNIIGIDKLTIYAYLDNIIEYHFQEFGELIKEIYNDKHKPLF; from the coding sequence ATGGTACACGAAGAAAACAAAAATCAGCAACCCGAAAAAGAAGATTTCTCTATTGAAAATTTCCTAACTGATGAAAAGAAACAACCTTTGATGAAACAACAAGGAATAACACATCGGGAAGACTTTGCAAAACCCGAAGTTGACGAGGAAGCTATTATGCGTGTAATGGCAGGAGAAGAACCCGAGGAAATAGCAACAGAAACGGAACATTCAAAGCCATTGGTCAACAATTCTAAAAAAGGCACTTCTAAAACCAAAAAACTGACCAAAGAGGATTACTGCGGACAGTTCTTTAAAATTCCGAACAGTACTGCAAGTAGGGGTAAATCAGTCTATGTACGGCAGGAACACCACGAAACATTTAACAGGCTTACCAACATTATAGGAATTGACAAACTGACGATTTATGCGTATCTGGACAACATTATCGAGTACCACTTTCAGGAGTTCGGAGAACTGATTAAGGAAATCTATAACGATAAGCACAAGCCATTGTTTTGA
- the mobA gene encoding conjugal transfer protein MobA translates to MEEKNSKQIRKTGRKPKNDPAVHRYSINLNAEENAKFLALFDQSGISVKAHFITACIFQKTVKTVKIDMNAVEYHAGLTKFFSQFRGIATNYNQIVRLLNANFSEKKASAYLYKLEKQTAKMKELLLKVLILTDRFEKQYLHKE, encoded by the coding sequence ATGGAAGAAAAGAACAGTAAACAAATTAGGAAAACAGGGAGAAAACCGAAGAATGACCCTGCCGTACATCGGTATTCTATTAACCTGAATGCAGAGGAAAACGCCAAGTTCCTTGCCCTCTTTGACCAATCGGGGATAAGTGTAAAGGCACATTTCATTACGGCTTGCATCTTTCAAAAGACCGTAAAGACCGTAAAAATTGATATGAATGCGGTAGAATACCACGCAGGACTGACCAAATTTTTCAGTCAGTTTCGAGGAATAGCAACCAATTACAATCAGATTGTAAGGCTATTGAACGCCAATTTTTCGGAGAAAAAAGCATCTGCATATCTCTATAAATTGGAAAAACAGACCGCAAAAATGAAAGAACTGTTGCTAAAGGTTTTAATTCTTACCGACAGATTTGAAAAGCAATATCTACATAAAGAGTAA
- the mobB gene encoding conjugal transfer protein MobB → MIAKIGKGSNMYGAILYNQQKVDRENGAVLLLNKIPDTMDGRYSVAYFNKCFEPYLSANIKTEKTVRHISLNPDPKDEVSDEQFTEMAQEYMERMGYGNQPYIVFKHTDIDRMHIHIVSTCVGIDGKKIPDDYDHPRSMAICRDFETKYNLHKATEQEQKQANKVFKPVDYHKGDIKSQIASVVRHLPKYYSFPTMGSYNALLSLFNITAEEVKGERNGQPVNGLVYVAVDENGNKASNPFKASLFGKDAGVAQLQKHFEQSKEKMKTNPVRSVLKNTVELAMHTTSNEIEFRKQLTEHGINTIVRRNDNGRIYGVTFIDHESRSVWNGSQLDRNLSANVFNDWWNNGNKPELKTQDNPLSKTNTIDNQPTKDLFEFIPQEHSQNFDIGLFSLLPDAQGVDYKEETFAKRMKKKKRRLQ, encoded by the coding sequence ATGATTGCAAAAATCGGAAAGGGAAGCAATATGTACGGAGCGATTTTGTACAATCAGCAGAAAGTGGACAGGGAAAACGGAGCGGTTTTGTTGCTGAACAAAATACCCGACACAATGGACGGCAGGTATTCCGTAGCGTATTTCAATAAATGTTTTGAGCCGTATTTGTCTGCAAACATCAAAACAGAAAAAACGGTACGGCATATTTCATTGAACCCAGACCCGAAAGACGAGGTAAGCGATGAGCAGTTTACGGAAATGGCACAGGAATATATGGAACGTATGGGCTACGGAAATCAGCCTTATATTGTTTTCAAACATACGGACATTGACCGAATGCATATCCATATCGTTTCGACCTGTGTAGGCATTGACGGTAAGAAAATCCCCGATGATTACGACCACCCACGTTCAATGGCAATCTGTCGGGATTTTGAAACGAAATACAACCTGCACAAAGCAACCGAGCAGGAGCAGAAACAAGCCAACAAAGTTTTCAAACCTGTGGATTACCACAAAGGCGACATCAAAAGTCAGATTGCTTCGGTAGTACGGCATTTGCCGAAGTATTACAGCTTTCCGACTATGGGAAGCTATAATGCTTTATTGTCGCTGTTCAACATCACAGCGGAAGAAGTCAAAGGCGAGCGGAACGGTCAGCCGGTAAACGGATTGGTCTATGTGGCAGTGGACGAAAACGGAAACAAGGCAAGCAATCCGTTTAAGGCATCGCTTTTCGGAAAAGACGCAGGAGTTGCACAACTACAAAAGCATTTTGAACAGTCAAAAGAGAAAATGAAAACCAATCCTGTAAGGTCAGTTTTAAAGAATACTGTTGAATTGGCTATGCACACGACAAGCAACGAAATAGAATTTAGAAAACAATTGACCGAACACGGTATTAATACGATTGTTCGCAGAAACGACAACGGACGGATTTACGGAGTAACTTTCATTGACCACGAGAGCCGTAGTGTATGGAATGGTTCACAGTTAGACAGAAACCTGTCTGCAAATGTTTTTAACGATTGGTGGAACAACGGCAACAAACCCGAACTGAAAACACAGGATAACCCTCTTTCCAAAACGAATACAATAGACAACCAACCAACGAAAGACCTTTTTGAGTTTATCCCACAGGAACATTCTCAGAATTTCGATATAGGATTATTCAGCCTTTTACCTGATGCACAAGGCGTGGATTATAAAGAAGAAACATTTGCTAAACGGATGAAGAAGAAAAAGAGACGATTGCAATAA
- a CDS encoding efflux RND transporter permease subunit, translated as MTLLLIIWGVWSATKIPIDAQPDITNNQVQIITLSPTLAGQEVEQLVTFPVEQSIVNLPKVEEIRSVSRFGLSVVTVVFQDNVDIYFARQLVSQQLKEAQDQIPDGIGTPELAPVSTGLGEVYQYILHPKEGSEDKYSAMDLRTMQDWIVARQLYGTPGIAEVNSFGGLLKQYEVSIDPNRIKAMDVSISDIFTALENNNQNTGGAYIDKKPNAYFIRGIGLVTSLEDVGNIVVKNTGSVPVFIKDVAEVQFGHATRYGALTYNGEVDAVGGIVMMLKGENTSEVVKSIKEKIPVIQQSLPEDVVIEPFLDSVLIYKSILSFFCNFGF; from the coding sequence ATGACCTTGTTACTTATCATTTGGGGGGTATGGAGTGCCACCAAAATCCCTATTGATGCCCAACCTGACATTACAAACAATCAGGTTCAGATTATTACCCTGTCGCCTACATTGGCAGGACAAGAAGTAGAACAATTAGTAACATTTCCCGTAGAGCAAAGTATCGTTAATCTTCCAAAAGTAGAAGAGATAAGAAGTGTTTCAAGATTTGGATTATCTGTTGTAACCGTTGTCTTTCAAGATAATGTCGATATTTATTTTGCACGACAGTTAGTAAGCCAACAGCTGAAAGAAGCACAAGACCAGATACCTGACGGGATTGGAACACCTGAACTTGCTCCTGTCAGTACAGGTCTTGGCGAAGTGTACCAATATATTCTTCATCCCAAAGAAGGCAGTGAAGACAAATATTCCGCAATGGATTTGCGGACAATGCAGGACTGGATTGTTGCCAGACAACTTTACGGTACTCCGGGAATTGCAGAAGTCAATAGTTTCGGTGGTTTGCTTAAACAGTACGAAGTTTCTATCGACCCAAACCGCATCAAGGCAATGGACGTTAGTATTTCCGATATTTTTACCGCCCTCGAAAACAACAACCAAAATACCGGAGGTGCATATATCGATAAGAAGCCCAATGCTTACTTTATTCGCGGGATTGGTCTGGTTACTTCATTGGAAGATGTAGGAAATATCGTCGTTAAAAATACAGGTAGCGTTCCGGTATTTATCAAAGATGTGGCAGAAGTACAATTTGGTCACGCAACCCGGTACGGAGCATTGACCTATAATGGCGAAGTAGATGCTGTGGGTGGGATTGTAATGATGTTGAAGGGAGAAAACACCTCTGAAGTTGTAAAAAGTATCAAAGAAAAAATACCGGTTATCCAACAATCTCTACCCGAAGACGTGGTCATAGAACCATTTTTAGATTCTGTGTTAATATACAAGTCAATTTTATCTTTTTTTTGTAATTTCGGGTTTTAG
- a CDS encoding IS110 family RNA-guided transposase: MKTLKQVVGIDVGSKELVVCFGKIFSNLDKKLCQYGNFRNSDKGLIKLYEWVQTHTCEDSPLHFVMEATGVYHEKLAYFLESKGCNISIVLPNKISNYFRTLEIKTITDSTCSEAITLFGLERNLELWRKPDPTYKRLKQLTRERDQLVQERTAVKNQLHAEQAEAEPNENSIGRIKERIAVLQRQEKEIMTELKLIVKESSLLKKQTDNLTTIPGIGLLTAVTVLAETNGFEMIRNKKQLVSYAGLDIKEKQSGTSIQSKPTISKRGNRYLRKSLHLPALAAIRHDEHYSNTFTRLVSRNGIKMKAAVAVQRKLLELMFIIYKNEQRYDPQYHLQKYQNEKVDTN; this comes from the coding sequence ATGAAAACACTCAAGCAGGTCGTTGGCATTGACGTCGGTAGTAAGGAACTGGTCGTATGCTTTGGCAAGATCTTTTCCAATCTGGATAAAAAGCTGTGCCAATATGGTAATTTCCGAAACTCGGATAAAGGTTTGATAAAGCTTTACGAATGGGTACAGACCCATACCTGTGAGGATAGTCCTCTTCATTTTGTCATGGAGGCTACAGGCGTTTATCACGAAAAGCTAGCCTATTTTCTGGAAAGCAAGGGGTGCAATATCAGTATTGTCCTGCCAAACAAGATCAGCAACTATTTCCGTACCTTAGAGATCAAGACGATAACGGATAGTACCTGCTCGGAAGCTATCACCTTATTTGGCCTGGAGCGCAACCTGGAGTTGTGGCGCAAGCCAGACCCCACCTATAAGCGTTTGAAGCAGCTGACCCGGGAGAGAGACCAATTGGTACAGGAACGTACTGCTGTCAAGAACCAGCTACATGCAGAACAGGCAGAGGCAGAACCCAATGAAAACTCTATAGGACGGATAAAGGAACGCATAGCAGTACTGCAAAGACAGGAAAAGGAAATAATGACCGAGTTAAAGCTCATTGTTAAGGAGAGTTCCTTACTCAAAAAACAAACAGATAACCTGACCACAATCCCTGGAATTGGACTGCTGACAGCAGTAACAGTATTGGCAGAAACGAATGGATTTGAGATGATCCGAAATAAAAAGCAACTGGTAAGCTATGCCGGCCTGGACATAAAGGAAAAACAGTCCGGAACATCGATCCAGAGCAAACCTACCATATCCAAACGGGGCAACAGATACCTGAGAAAATCCCTTCATTTACCTGCATTGGCCGCCATAAGGCATGATGAACATTATTCTAATACATTTACAAGGCTTGTTTCAAGAAATGGCATCAAAATGAAAGCAGCAGTAGCTGTGCAAAGGAAACTTCTAGAGCTGATGTTTATAATTTATAAAAACGAACAGCGGTATGATCCACAATACCATCTCCAAAAGTATCAGAACGAAAAAGTAGATACAAATTAG
- a CDS encoding CusA/CzcA family heavy metal efflux RND transporter, whose translation MDLVDRAISTVQKNLIEGALIVIFVLILFLGNFRAGLIVASAIPLSMLFALGMMRLFGVSANLMSMGAIDFGLVIDGSLIVVEATMHHLGLRKTTHRLTQNEMDDEVFDSARKIRTSAAFGEIIILIVYIPILTLVGIEGKMFTPMAQTVGFAILGALILSFTYIPMMSALFLSKKPITKKNFSDKMMDYLQGIYKPLLEKAIRIKYVVIAVAVGLFTISIFLFSRMGGEFLPKLGEGDFAFHCILPQGTSLSQSLETSMQASKIIKEFDEVKMVVGKTGAGEIPTDPMPPEATDLMIILKPQDEWKTKKSYDELSNEMMEKLEVIPGVFFEANQPIQMRFNELMTGIRQDVAVKIFGEDLDSLLVYANKANAIIQTVEGATAPQVERVAGLPQINIEYDRTRIANYGLNVQEINDIVSTAFAGKSAGVIYENERRFDLVVRLDEAHRSSIEDVSNLFIPLPNGDQIPLSQVANIDYKLGPAQISREGGKRRIYVGFNVQGRDVASVVNEIQDKLAEQIKLPTGYYFTYGGQFENLQKATDRLLIAVPIALLLIFILLYFTFHSFKEAVLVYTAIPMSAIGGVFALLLRDMPFSISAGVGFIALFGVAVLNGIVLIATFNRLEKEGWNEIIPRIIEGAKTRLRPVLMTASVASLGFLPMALSTSAGAEVQKPLATVVIGGLISATALTLFVLPLLYLVFMRNQKPPKNSKTKAIAPVLLLFVFLGFSQNGKAQTPMSVDRAIEVAVENNPQLRSKNMDIQSAQSLSKTAYELPKTDVNFQYGNNEGFEYNDGFQISQTIPFPTLFGAKKNLVKEQVKGQQWAKALTENELKKQVRTYYYQLEYLEHNASVLKYLDSIYVDFIRVAELRYKTGDIGKLDVNTATTKKGEISLLYQQNEVLRQNAYQSLKNLMQTQEDFLIEPQPDYTPLLLSSFIDSSAVANHPSIQLLYQEAKIAEQNKKLERANSLPDFTFGYNNISLIGMHSKNGVEQFYGRGQRFSFVDVGITIPIFTTTKAKIRSLDYKKQSLELNAQWQEQQLKTELANALKQYEQYVAQFTYFKEQALPNADEIINAAKLGYSTGDISYVEYLFALQTTADIQLNYLNSIQQINEAVTLIHSLISK comes from the coding sequence ATGGATTTGGTTGATAGAGCGATAAGTACGGTTCAAAAGAACCTCATTGAGGGCGCACTGATTGTTATTTTTGTATTAATTCTATTCCTGGGGAATTTCAGAGCAGGACTGATTGTAGCCTCAGCCATACCGCTATCTATGCTTTTTGCGTTGGGAATGATGCGGCTGTTTGGTGTAAGTGCCAACCTGATGAGTATGGGGGCTATTGATTTCGGATTGGTAATAGATGGTTCCCTGATTGTCGTCGAAGCGACAATGCACCATTTGGGATTGCGGAAAACCACGCATAGGCTTACCCAAAACGAAATGGATGACGAGGTTTTTGACTCGGCAAGAAAAATCCGTACAAGTGCGGCATTTGGAGAAATCATTATCCTTATCGTTTATATCCCTATCCTTACTTTGGTAGGTATCGAGGGTAAAATGTTCACACCGATGGCACAGACCGTAGGTTTTGCCATTTTGGGAGCATTGATTTTATCCTTTACCTATATCCCGATGATGAGTGCTTTGTTTTTGTCGAAAAAGCCGATTACCAAAAAGAATTTTTCAGACAAAATGATGGATTATCTGCAAGGCATTTATAAGCCTTTGTTAGAAAAAGCCATTCGGATAAAATATGTTGTGATAGCGGTTGCCGTTGGTCTTTTTACAATCAGCATATTCCTTTTTTCACGAATGGGCGGAGAGTTCCTACCAAAATTGGGCGAGGGCGATTTTGCTTTCCATTGTATCCTGCCGCAAGGAACATCGTTAAGCCAAAGTCTGGAAACCTCTATGCAGGCATCCAAGATAATCAAAGAGTTCGACGAAGTAAAAATGGTCGTAGGTAAGACAGGTGCAGGAGAAATACCGACAGACCCGATGCCTCCGGAAGCTACCGACCTGATGATTATCCTGAAACCACAGGACGAATGGAAAACAAAAAAATCCTATGACGAGCTTTCCAATGAAATGATGGAGAAACTTGAAGTTATTCCCGGTGTATTCTTTGAAGCCAATCAGCCGATACAGATGCGGTTTAATGAACTGATGACAGGTATCAGGCAGGATGTAGCCGTTAAGATATTCGGAGAAGACCTCGACAGTTTGTTGGTTTATGCCAATAAAGCGAATGCTATTATTCAAACAGTAGAAGGTGCGACTGCTCCGCAGGTAGAACGGGTAGCAGGTCTTCCCCAAATCAATATCGAATATGACCGTACCCGAATAGCCAATTACGGCTTGAATGTACAGGAAATAAACGATATTGTAAGTACGGCATTCGCAGGTAAATCAGCAGGTGTGATTTATGAAAACGAACGAAGATTTGATTTGGTGGTACGGCTTGATGAAGCCCACCGCAGTTCCATTGAGGATGTGAGCAATCTGTTTATCCCACTACCAAACGGCGACCAAATACCGCTTTCACAGGTTGCAAACATTGATTACAAATTAGGGCCCGCACAAATCAGCCGTGAAGGCGGTAAACGCAGGATATATGTCGGCTTCAACGTACAGGGGCGGGATGTAGCCAGCGTTGTCAATGAAATTCAGGATAAATTGGCTGAACAGATTAAGCTACCGACAGGTTATTATTTTACTTATGGTGGTCAGTTTGAGAACCTCCAAAAAGCTACCGACAGATTGCTGATTGCTGTACCTATCGCATTGCTTTTGATTTTTATCCTGTTGTATTTCACATTCCATTCGTTTAAGGAAGCCGTTTTGGTATATACAGCTATCCCGATGAGTGCCATTGGAGGCGTATTTGCCCTGTTATTGCGGGATATGCCATTCAGCATATCAGCAGGTGTCGGATTTATCGCCCTGTTTGGTGTTGCTGTTCTGAATGGGATTGTACTGATTGCCACGTTCAATAGACTGGAAAAAGAGGGTTGGAATGAGATTATTCCGAGAATTATCGAGGGAGCTAAAACAAGGCTTAGACCTGTATTGATGACGGCATCTGTGGCAAGTTTAGGTTTTTTACCAATGGCGTTGAGTACAAGTGCAGGTGCAGAAGTACAAAAACCGTTGGCAACCGTGGTTATCGGTGGACTGATTTCGGCAACTGCCCTGACATTGTTCGTCCTGCCATTGCTGTACCTCGTATTTATGAGAAACCAAAAACCTCCGAAAAATAGTAAAACGAAAGCCATAGCACCCGTGCTGTTGCTGTTTGTGTTCTTGGGTTTTTCTCAAAACGGTAAGGCACAAACTCCGATGAGTGTAGATAGAGCTATTGAAGTAGCTGTGGAGAACAACCCTCAGCTACGTTCCAAAAATATGGATATTCAATCTGCCCAAAGCCTTAGCAAGACGGCGTATGAACTACCGAAGACCGATGTAAACTTCCAATACGGGAATAATGAGGGATTTGAATATAATGACGGTTTCCAAATTTCACAGACCATTCCCTTTCCGACACTCTTTGGGGCAAAGAAAAATCTTGTCAAAGAGCAGGTAAAAGGTCAGCAGTGGGCGAAGGCTCTGACAGAAAACGAACTGAAAAAACAGGTAAGAACCTATTATTATCAGTTGGAATATTTGGAGCATAATGCTTCGGTTTTAAAGTATCTTGATAGTATTTATGTAGACTTTATCCGTGTTGCGGAACTCCGGTATAAAACGGGAGATATAGGTAAATTAGACGTTAATACTGCAACTACCAAGAAAGGGGAAATAAGTCTTTTGTATCAACAGAACGAGGTTTTAAGGCAGAACGCCTATCAAAGCCTTAAAAATCTGATGCAGACACAGGAAGATTTCTTAATAGAACCTCAACCGGATTATACACCATTGCTGTTAAGTTCTTTCATTGACAGTTCGGCTGTTGCAAATCATCCGAGCATCCAGCTATTGTACCAAGAGGCGAAAATTGCCGAACAGAACAAGAAATTGGAACGGGCAAACAGCCTGCCTGATTTTACGTTCGGCTATAATAACATATCGCTGATAGGAATGCACAGTAAAAATGGTGTAGAGCAATTTTATGGCAGAGGACAGCGGTTTAGTTTTGTTGATGTAGGTATTACAATCCCCATTTTTACAACCACCAAAGCAAAAATTCGCTCGCTTGATTACAAGAAACAATCATTGGAATTAAATGCGCAATGGCAGGAACAACAGCTTAAAACGGAATTGGCAAACGCCTTGAAACAATACGAACAATATGTAGCGCAGTTTACCTATTTCAAGGAGCAGGCACTTCCCAATGCTGATGAGATTATCAATGCTGCAAAGCTGGGGTACAGTACCGGAGATATTTCTTATGTGGAGTACCTATTTGCCTTGCAGACAACAGCAGACATTCAGCTTAATTATTTAAATAGCATTCAGCAAATCAATGAGGCTGTAACGCTTATCCATTCATTAATCAGTAAATAA
- a CDS encoding efflux RND transporter periplasmic adaptor subunit: protein MKRIINNIVFSVLVLVAFFAFNACTNNHKEGDGHNHGTEAETTTDEHEEEENVAVLTDEQMKAVGIEIGSIEQKQLSATLKANGALRVPNSNKANATSLFGGVIKSLNVEIGDFVRKGQVIATISNPQFIQLQEEYLSINSRIEFAEQELVRQRELNDGNVGAKKNLQSATTELNTLRTRKSSLNQQIQMMGINPASLSNSSLKSSLVVTSPISGTISNVFAKIGSYVDVSSPIAEIIENTALHLDLQVYEKDIPLIKIGQKIDFVVTNNPNKTYSAEVYSIGSSFSGESKTIAVHSKITGDKAGLIDGMSITGMVSLDDVLSTAVPNDAIVNADGKYYIFLVKEREEEAHDHKEGEAHDHNHGSEKGTQFVRMEVVKGATQLGYTAITPVSEIPHGAHIVVKGAFFVNAKMDDSGEHAHAH from the coding sequence ATGAAACGTATCATAAATAATATAGTTTTCAGCGTTCTTGTCCTCGTAGCATTCTTTGCTTTCAACGCCTGTACAAATAATCATAAAGAGGGCGACGGGCATAATCACGGAACGGAAGCAGAAACAACAACGGACGAACACGAAGAAGAAGAAAATGTTGCAGTGCTGACCGATGAGCAGATGAAAGCCGTAGGTATTGAAATCGGTTCAATTGAACAGAAGCAATTATCCGCAACATTGAAAGCTAATGGAGCATTAAGAGTTCCCAACAGCAACAAGGCGAATGCAACCTCGTTGTTTGGCGGTGTTATCAAATCCCTTAATGTGGAGATAGGCGATTTCGTAAGGAAAGGTCAGGTCATCGCTACTATTTCCAATCCGCAATTCATACAGTTGCAGGAAGAATACCTAAGCATCAATAGCCGGATAGAATTTGCAGAACAGGAACTTGTAAGACAAAGAGAGCTGAACGACGGAAATGTCGGAGCAAAGAAAAACTTGCAAAGTGCCACTACTGAACTGAACACATTGAGAACACGGAAGTCTTCTTTGAACCAGCAAATCCAAATGATGGGGATTAATCCGGCTTCCTTGTCAAATTCGAGCCTTAAATCCTCATTGGTCGTTACAAGTCCGATAAGCGGTACTATCAGCAATGTTTTTGCCAAAATCGGAAGCTATGTAGATGTGTCATCGCCTATTGCTGAAATCATAGAAAACACAGCCCTGCACTTGGACTTACAGGTGTATGAAAAGGATATTCCTTTAATCAAAATAGGTCAGAAAATAGATTTTGTCGTAACCAACAATCCCAATAAGACTTATTCTGCCGAAGTTTATAGTATCGGCTCATCCTTTAGCGGAGAGAGTAAAACTATTGCTGTTCACAGCAAGATTACAGGAGATAAAGCAGGATTGATTGACGGAATGAGTATAACCGGAATGGTAAGTTTAGATGATGTATTAAGTACGGCTGTACCCAACGATGCTATTGTCAATGCAGACGGAAAGTATTACATCTTTTTGGTCAAGGAGCGGGAAGAAGAAGCTCACGACCATAAAGAGGGCGAAGCTCACGACCATAACCACGGTTCTGAAAAAGGAACTCAATTTGTAAGAATGGAAGTCGTTAAAGGTGCTACGCAATTGGGTTATACGGCAATTACACCTGTAAGTGAAATTCCGCACGGTGCGCATATCGTGGTAAAAGGCGCGTTTTTTGTGAATGCAAAAATGGATGATTCGGGAGAACACGCCCACGCTCACTAA
- a CDS encoding Fur family transcriptional regulator — MKKNIEQMLLSKNTNPTSMRILVYDFLEQQQTAMSLSEIESHFYKADRVTIYRTLKTFEEKGIVHSIQENTTVKYILCHDGCDENTHKDWHLHFYCKICKQTTCKEDFIIPQNGSQNYRIDELKLFGKGICENCLKESLQ, encoded by the coding sequence ATGAAAAAAAACATTGAACAGATGCTGTTGTCAAAGAACACCAATCCGACCAGTATGCGGATATTGGTGTATGATTTCTTGGAGCAACAGCAGACAGCGATGTCCTTATCTGAAATCGAAAGCCATTTTTATAAAGCAGACAGGGTTACGATTTACAGGACTTTGAAAACTTTTGAGGAAAAAGGCATTGTACACAGTATTCAGGAGAACACTACGGTCAAGTATATTCTGTGCCACGATGGGTGTGATGAAAATACACACAAGGATTGGCACTTACATTTCTATTGTAAGATTTGTAAGCAGACAACCTGTAAGGAGGATTTTATAATACCGCAGAATGGAAGTCAGAATTACCGTATCGACGAACTAAAATTATTTGGTAAGGGAATTTGTGAAAACTGTTTAAAGGAGAGTTTGCAATAG
- a CDS encoding transglutaminase-like domain-containing protein, which produces MDTYLKETKILDYSNASIQKLLEQRGWENLDTVAKVQAIYNFVRDEIKFGYNVSDYISASQVLNDGYGQCNTKATLLMALLRATDVPNRIHGFTIDKALQKGAITGIWYRLSPKNILHSWVEVWVNEQWYFLEGVILDKPYLTKLQEQNSDCKTTFCGFGVYTDNFENPPIEWNLNNTFIQDKGINRDFGVFDTPDAFYAKHQQELNAFKKFIFQHIVRHIMNNNVERIRNKKV; this is translated from the coding sequence ATGGACACCTATCTTAAAGAAACAAAAATCCTTGACTACTCCAATGCTTCCATACAAAAGCTATTGGAGCAGAGAGGGTGGGAAAACTTGGACACCGTTGCCAAAGTTCAAGCCATTTACAATTTTGTACGGGACGAAATAAAGTTTGGCTATAATGTTTCTGATTATATTTCCGCATCGCAGGTGCTGAATGACGGGTACGGACAATGCAACACAAAAGCCACTTTATTAATGGCTTTGTTAAGAGCAACAGATGTACCTAACCGTATTCACGGCTTTACCATTGACAAGGCATTGCAGAAAGGAGCTATTACAGGTATTTGGTACAGACTATCGCCTAAGAATATCTTGCATAGCTGGGTTGAAGTTTGGGTAAACGAGCAATGGTATTTTTTGGAGGGCGTGATTTTGGATAAACCGTACCTCACTAAATTACAGGAACAGAACAGTGATTGCAAGACCACTTTTTGCGGTTTCGGGGTTTATACCGATAATTTTGAGAACCCGCCGATTGAATGGAACCTCAATAATACATTTATTCAGGATAAAGGCATCAATCGGGACTTTGGCGTTTTTGATACACCCGATGCGTTTTATGCAAAACATCAACAAGAACTGAACGCTTTCAAGAAGTTTATTTTTCAGCATATCGTGAGGCATATAATGAATAATAATGTAGAAAGAATAAGAAATAAAAAAGTGTAA